One region of Manduca sexta isolate Smith_Timp_Sample1 chromosome 25, JHU_Msex_v1.0, whole genome shotgun sequence genomic DNA includes:
- the LOC119190586 gene encoding histone deacetylase 6-like yields MSTPQPPQARRSAGDSKKATPPASNIVTRNGARKAKIQTRAMSAGAKPSASVLAAKKKALQKKQNFVMELRDHYQIAMESKNKVKGPTGLVTEPRMAEHRCLWDDNYPECPERLISVINRCQELNLIDQCKQYAPRAATKEELCALHSPSVYEMMETTHQNNNTEFLEELSSRYDAIYIHPSTHSLALLAAGSTIDMVSRIVSGEVQNGAALVRPPGHHAMRAEPCGYCFYNNAALAANHAHTQTRTAKNFNSGLGRTPRSGDTADVLR; encoded by the exons ATG tctACCCCGCAGCCGCCGCAAGCGCGCCGGTCAGCCGGTGACAGCAAGAAAGCGACTCCGCCCGCATCGAACATTGTTACCAGAAATGGTGCTCGCAAGGCCAAGATCCAGACCCGGGCAATGTCAGCCGGTGCCAAG CCGTCAGCGTCTGTGCTAGCTGCGAAGAAAAAGGCGCtgcaaaagaaacaaaatttcGTTATGGAGCTGCGTGATCATTACCAAATT GCAATGGAATCTAAGAACAAAGTGAAGGGCCCGACAGGCTTAGTGACGGAGCCGCGCATGGCCGAGCACCGATGTCTGTGGGACGACAACTACCCCGAATGCCCGGAGAGGCTCATCAGTGTTATAAACAG aTGCCAAGAGTTAAACCTCATAGATCAATGCAAACAGTACGCCCCGCGCGCCGCCACCAAAGAAGAACTGTGCGCGCTACACTCGCCATCCGTGTATGAAATGATGGAGACTACGCACCAAAACAACAACACAGAGTTCCTGGAGGAGCTGTCGTCTAGATACGACGCTATATATATACATCCG AGTACGCACTCGCTGGCCCTCCTCGCGGCCGGCTCGACCATAGACATGGTGTCGCGCATAGTGTCGGGCGAGGTGCAGAACGGCGCGGCGCTGGTGCGGCCGCCCGGACACCACGCCATGCGCGCCGAGCCCTGCGGCTACTGCTTCTACAACAACGCGGCGCTGGCCGCCAACCACGCTCATACACAAACACGGACTGCAAAG aaTTTTAATAGTGGATTGGGACGTACACCACGGTCAGGCGACACAGCAGATGTTTTACGATGA